A region of the Primulina eburnea isolate SZY01 chromosome 7, ASM2296580v1, whole genome shotgun sequence genome:
AGGCCCAAGCatcatatttcaattattttcaGTGGCCAAAAGTTATAGCTTGCAGTGACAAAccaactattttttttaaattgtacaGTAGTCCAAAAGCCATTCCTGCTAGACTTGATTGCTGCTCTCCAACATCATGTTGTGTTGTGTCTCTAGATTGAATGGTGATTCTTTTGAAGGGACGAATAACGAGGCAAATGATGCTATGTTGAAGCGTGGTGATTATTTATGAGGCTGTGTTGAACTCttattatattaattagatGACTGTCTTTTTTGTGCTCACAGAATCCAGGGTGGGGGTTAGAATGCACAATCTCTATGCTTGTTTGGCCTCCTTTTATGTGAATAAGTCCTGTGTCATCTTGTGTAAATGTTCTTTAATGTTTCAATTTTCTCATTCCTCTCAGGCCGAGTGTGAAGAGCTACAGCAGAGGGTGGAAACTTTAAGTAATGAGAACCGTACCCTCAGAGATGAATTGCAAAGGCTTTCAGAAGAATGCGAGAAACTCACATCTGAGAATAACGCCATAAAGGTTTTTCTGATGCCTCCTCTTTTTTCTGATATGCGAACCCAATTTTTTTTCTGAATGGGCAATGGAACGAGgcatttttcttaaaattaaaTTGATGGTTGGTTGAACATGGCTTATAGGGCGTCTATATAAAAAGTAtgaaacatatatttttttaatcatcatATCCTAATGTAAAACTGCTTCGATTTAGCGAGTTCACAGCATAATGAAGTGCTCCTGTTACCAAAATTGTCCACAGCACAATCAACTTTTCGGTCTTTGGTCTTCTCGAATACTTCATGTTAAATTATGCTATTTTTGCTCTTGAAACAGGGCGAGCTAACAAGCTTGCGTGGTGAAGATGCCATATCTAACATTGAGAATGGTAACCCCGCGTAACGTTCCGAGTCCCGTGGGGACGAAGGTAACCGTTAGATCATGCCTGTGGAGAGTCCATTTTGTCATACTTGCAGCCGACAAGACCACGTTGTGAGTACTTTCTAGGTCCATTGAAGTTAGATACTCTTACACCGTGCATCCATATTTAATATCAACTGTACCAATTTTAGCCAACACCTTCCACATCCTAATTCTTACATCAAAAGTAGTTTATCAGCATGATTGTTTTTTTTGTCCGTCCAATGATTTCTTGCTTTGTTTACCTTTTAACTTGTTGGGTGCAAGCTTTCGTTTATGCCATTATATCAGTAGGTATTCGGTACCGTTTTTCTCGATTGCAAAACCAAGGAAAACATTAGCAAGATTATTCCTAAAAAGGTTTTAGTTGGTGTATATTTCGCAAATGGTTTGAATTCGAATTCTGATTGAGAAGGTCAAATTATTGTAGATTCGGATGGAGTATCTCACTTTGCGATGATGTCAAATATTAGTCATTCGATCATAACATATTTGTCATCATTCATAAAAATGTTAAGTCTCATATGTGCTAATAATATTGGAATAGGAAGAGAAAAACTCCAGGTTAGTCTACGTTACATTTAGAGTGTTTCTCCTCTTGTTCCAATATAGTCTCATATTTTTATGAAAGATGGTATATATGATGATGATGATCCAAAGGTTAACTTTTGATCCTATCATATTAGAGAAATATTCCAGATATATCGTAAAATAATCCGAAAAACTCTAGTGTGGCATAGACTACCTTCACACTACGGAATAACAAGGTCATGTTTTTGCCTAGGGTTATGACTATAATATTGTTATATATTCGATAAAGCAACAGCACCGTTACGGGATACAGCATCACAGCTACTATTTACTTGATTCCTCCATGATGATGTGGCAACAAGTGACCTGTCATGCCAACAAAGCACCATCTCCGACTGTCTTTTGAAACCCTCCGACTTGCGCTTTTCCTAAGTAAACACTGCCAGGAAGCCACTGGCATCATCCACACAATATTGTGAAATATCTGTGAAACATAATAATCATCAGTCTTTCTTTCTTGACCTTCTGTTatgtatttttttgttttacgtCAAAAATTCGAAGTGAGTTTCCGCCCAAATGCGTTGGCCTCCTGCCGAATTATAAAGCTAAAGTATACGAGGTGAACGATGTATTTTCCAAGGGGAAAGAAGACAGTAAAAAAGTGGCACCAAAGCCAAAGCTAAATATATTGTGCTCGTGTTGTTTACAGAATTCGAAATTGCATATATAAGGGACGTCAGATGCTCATTTGACAAAGCTCATTTTAGTACCGATTGTCTAAGGCAATTCTCAATGATTCTTTGAACGGAATTTGACGGTTTCTTCTAGCATTGTTGGTGGACGGCTTGGAGAAATAGTGAGACTAGGGGAGAGAGTAAGCAAATGGCGGTGTGACATCAGGTTACAATATCATGTGAACTGGGGGTCGGATAATTTCCGTCTCTTTTTAACGGCAAGATCACGGGACGGGCCAATTTGCCCCATATCTATGCTATTCTATTAAATTTGAGAAACGTAAAATAACTAATTTTGGTGTCATGGTATATTTtagtaattatatatattaataaaatgttaaaatttcaATGCAAGTTATATGTAGTTCAGCAGATAGAATAATTGTTTCTTTGGATATTAGCTTATAGGTTCAACTctcatttttttattcatttatttttcaatttactTTTTAGTTTATCACTATTTCTTACCATTATATTTtgatcttcatttaaatataaatcaaattaattataaaaaatattatacaatcACGTAATGTATACGACGATGTACTAGTTTAAATTGTACGTGGGACTATTTTGGCACATGCAAAAGAAGAGGGATTAATATTATGGAGAATTGCCTTACTTAAACAATTGGCACTAAAACGGGCTAAAAGCAACAATATGGGCCTGCCACTTGCAATATCCCATCAAGGGCCAACTAGTTATAGCTCTGCCCATCCCCAGCCCGTTTTGTAACATTATCGAAACAtgtgaaataataatttaaaaaatcgcTAATAATTTCGCCAAACAATGACTCGACGACTGTAGCTGACTCGTGGCGCACTCGTTCGTATTACACGTCTCCGTTACAGAGTCAACTTCTAGGGCTTTAGATCTATGTATTATACTAAATTGAAAAACGGAATAAAATTTTAGGTAGATGGATTAAAAATTCAAAGATtttgattataattttattgtaaataatAATAGATCAAATTTTATATTCATGTATTACTTATAAATTAATTACATAAGTAAATAGATTTCAAATAAAATCATTATTAGGTGGATTTTAAATTCATCATAAATAGCATTAAACACTATTTAGTTTGATGTTTATGACTTTgtatatttaaaataacaaaaatatattcattaatcaAAGTGCAacgataaatttattttaaatgatgatAATTACTCTACCATTATCTAAGACCATTTCgtatttaatgaaatatatattcgAAAAATTTAGTTTGTTTGTTATCTTCTTTGACCATTTAAAACACGGGGGACGAGTATAAATTATGAAgctttattgaaaaaaaaaaatggcgCAAAAAGAGctaaaaaaattctttaaaaaGATAACATAAAGGTCTatatattttctgaaaaatagcTTTCACGGTATTGTATGGGACGCTTGGTAGGGCATTATGTTCTTATATTTTTGTTGGAGGAAGATGGCGCAAGTTTTCGggccattattattttaatagtaAATAAATCTGTAATGAAACGAGTCGACTCTaataatatttacaataataattaataagcataaaaaataatattttttttatcggtgaattaaataaaaaatatatctcataaaattgactaATAAGACTatctcacaaaagtttttgtgAATCAGTTTAATCATCTAATTTaatatttgtttgtttgttttttttcaaTCTCTAACTTGTCAaaaatgtattttaatcatgtaaCTTTGTTTTCCATAATACTTCATTCCCCAACGCCACTTTCAGTCACACTTTCAAATTGCAAatttttttacatatatataacaGATACCGATTTGGTTCCAAAAAGTTCATCTTCATAGGAATATGCTAATAAGAAGAATACAAGTTCACATTCGAAAGCACGTGCAATGCACACCTTTTAAAGTGTGTGTGTGCccacatctatatatatatatatatatatatatatatatatatatatataattcattaAACATGTGACCGTCACTTAATTAAGCAGCATACATATAATATAAGCGCAAATACACAGATCGAAGACACCCATCTGGTTTGTACGATGCATGTGGCCAGGCACTTATTTAACATCCTCACTTGATTAAGAACTTGCTTAATTAGTATAATATGTCGATTGTTTGGACAGCTACAAATATAATCTTTCTGTTTAATTAAGAATCCACGCCATTTAATAGCCGATTCTTAATTGATTTAGTGAAgatcataataaatttacatCAATACGCAGAATCTTCTTTTTAATCTTcaagattatttttatttatgcttaaatttTTTAGATATATGTAGCATGCAAGAAGAACACTAAGCATATATTATATGTGTGCGATGCGTTGGTCAATCgaaatttcattttaaaaaattgattgTTGACTTTTGAATGCATCCAAAATCTAATACACAGTTATCTGAATTCATTAATTATATGTATGCTTGCAAATTCAAAAGCCTTTTTCATTCTTGATTCTGTCTTTTTATCTTCTTCCTTAGCCTAGCGATATCGAGAGTCCCAAGTCCGATGCAATCTCAAGCACGCGTTTACTCCGGGAAAAGTTATTTGGACCGGATTCTTATCCACTTATTGTCAGACTTTtggataaaatttaataaacagCTATAATTATGGAACCAGCCGAATCCGATTACAGCATTTTTAtacatggtatatatatatacatacatggtatatatatatatatatattatttaatggaACATATGCAGTCCTTTCAGAATATCTTTCTttacctttttttttatttgaagatCCTTTCAGAAAATCTCTCGAGAAAACAAGAAAAGAACACATTGCATATTTGGTTTTTATTAAAGCGTTTACTTCCTGATCCCTGAGTTTGTTTTTGTATGCACAAAAGcccatttttcttttgtagaAACCTCCGTGCATGTATCAATGGAGGCTGGTGCGATTAAAGCCCATGGCGAGAGAAAGCTTAACAAATATGCATGTGCTTGTGCAGTGGTTGGCTCCATGATATCGATAATCTTTGGCTATGGTGATTTTCTCTCTATTTTATCTATTGGCATGAGGAAACAACGCTCTTTGTTTATGTTTTGTTGTTTTGCATTGTTTTAGGATCTTAAAAACGTTACGTGAATAAAAGATGTCCAGATGTCCTTTATTAATTTCCTGATGAATTGTTCTGGATTCAATCGGAGTCCGTTTGACACATCTCTCATGTTTTCTGGGATATTTTGCAGATACTGGAGTCATGAGTGGAGCCATGATTTTCATCAAGGAAGAATTCACAATCAAGGAAGGTCAACTGGAAGTCCTCGCGGGGATCTTGAACCTGTGCGCGCTTGTGGGATCTCTCTGCGCCGGAAGAACCTCCGATTACATCGGCAGACGTTACACAATAGTCCTGGCCTCCATAATCTTCATGCTCGGTTCCATTCTTATGGGCTATTCGCCAAATTACGGAGTTCTTCTCGCCGGAAGGTGCGTAGCTGGAGTTGGCGTCGGCTTCGCTTTGATGATTGCTCCTGTATACGCCGCCGAGATTTCTTCAGCGAACAGTCGTGGGTTTCTCTCCTCTTTACCGGAAATCGGCATCAGTACAGGGATCTTGCTCGGTTATATCTCAAACAACGTGTTCGCAAGACTGAGTCTGAAGCTCGGTTGGAGAATAATGCTCGGAATTGCTGCACTCCCTTCTCTTTTTCTGGCAGTCGGGATCCTCAAGATGCCCGAATCCCCCCGGTGGCTGATTATGCAAGGCAGATTGGGGGAAGCCAAGAAAATCATGTACAAAGTGTGTGATGACAGTGAAGAAGCTGAGGAGAGATTAAAAGACATCAAAAAAGCAGCAGGGATTGACGAACATTGCACCGATGAAACTGTAATAGTCCCGAAATCAAAAACTGCGCAAGGCGAAGCTGGTGTGTGGAAGGAATTGCTATTCAAACCGACCCCAACTGTGCGGAGGATGCTAATAGCCGGTGTTGGGATCCATTTCTTCGAACACGCGACAGGGACTGAAGCTGTGATTCTATACGGCCCTAGAATCTTTAAAAAGGCGGGCGTGATGGCGAAGAGGAAGCTCCTGCTAGCCACAGTCGGAGTCGGGTTGACAAAACTGACATTCATAACAATCTCCACCTTCATAATCGACAGAGTTGGCCGGAGAAAACTTCTGTTGGTCAGCATCACCGGCATGATTGTAGCCCTTACAGGGCTTGGAACCTGTTTAACTATGGTGGAACACGCAGAAAAGAAGCTGCTGTGGGCTCTTGTACTAAGTTTAATCTTTGTGTATATGTTTATAATGTTCTTCAACATCGGTCTTTGCCCTGTTTGCTGGGTATACAGTGCTGAAATATTCCCCATGAAGTTGCGGGCGGCCGGGGCCAGTGTGAGTGTGGGAATGAACAGGGTTATGAACGCCACAGTCTCGATGACATTTCTATCTCTTGCCGAGGCCATAACTTATGGCGGCGCGTTCTATTTATACGCCAGTATAGCGGTAGTGGCCTGGTTCTTCGTGTACTTCTGTTTACCAGAGACGAAAGGCCGGAGGCTGGAGGATATGGAAGAAATATTCAGCAAAGGCGCTGTAAACTCCAAGAACGGGAACAGGCAAGTGGAGCTTGTCGATACTTGACATAATTGTATCACTCCAACTTCGTGTTTTTAAGAAACTAAATCTTGTTTGGTGTAATTTGATGTTCATGCATTAAAATGTGATAATTGCGTCGAATTCCGTGTTAAGTTTTAATCAACAATATCCAAAAAAGTGATAAAACTTGTTAAATATGGTAGTTTAGGATATCAATCGCCGAAAGTGAATCGTCAAATTTTTTTAGGGGTAGATAGATCGTTGGATATTCATCATATGTAGATTTCCGAGCCATTTGTTTTACGAGGGACTCAGGGTACGTACGTAAATTAGATGTAGTTATTTGTCATTTCTATTAATTTTCAGTCGAATTTCAATATTTGAGTTATCTTTGACGagttaatcatatttatatttatactgAAAATTAATGTtttcaatataaaataaataatttgtatAAATTAATTCGGTTCAGATATTTGTCTCAAACAAtctcacatgagtttttgtgttataaattataattaactaagaaaaataaaatatgaaaccCCTATGTGTTAGCTACAGGTCAAACTTCCTGTTTATTTATTACTATTCGGTAGgttccttttaaaaaaaaatttaacgaATACAAGAACTAAATTATTGACTCTTAATATATATCTTAATtatgatttaaattaatatatttttagtgaattatttttcaaaatttaataggTGTCCGTGTCATCGAAGCTTATATTTTGTACTGtaacaaatataaaataaagtatgtacGTGGAAGGTTGATAACACCCCCTTTTTTAATATGATTATAAAAAATGGAACAGAAGGATTTTTGTTTTTTGAATTATTAGTGGTCGTTTAGTTTATATTTTTCGAGGATGATTACAACTCTTGGCCCAAAAGTCAGCTAATACGATAAAGATTTCAACGCCAAAAATATTGAAATCGATTTATCATCTTGCAGAGATATTTGCTAGCTTTCAATTTCAGTTCATCTGTCATATTTCAAACTTCATAAATTTTAcgaatataaaataaatgtccCACTAGCATATGATAATGACTCTGAATTAtagcattatatatatatatatatatatatatatatatatatatatatatatatatatatagttgttAAAAATAGGTAAGAAATATgaatttcttctcttttttttatatcaaataaaaatgtaatctaaatctaaatatttattataataagttAACCGAGTACTTAGGACTTGATTTGGGATACTATTtactttttttataaaataaagttttgaatgtgaaaatatttattgctccaaaatatttttttaaatttaaaggaATTTTACAGCAACCTGCTGGCCAAGTAGGTCATTCAGCATTTAATGTACATATTTTGTCGGCAACTCATGTATATTCGAATGGGCCTcgatgttttattttatgattaaaaaaaattgaaaggtgtttcatactTTCATCTGTGTCTCGAACTCACTCGAGATTTTGTCTCAAATTTAGACTTGAGATTGAAGCAAGAGGCCTGTTGCATTGAATTTGGCCTCTCTAAGTTAAACTCAATTGAAAAGCAGTTCGTTCGTATGTGCATTGTGACAATAATATATTGTATACCAGTATctcttatattatatttatgatgttAAAAACTTACTATGACCGGATGCAAATATATGTACCTTTTttaaaatgacaaaaatttgtgtgaaatgGTCTCATacatcgtattttgtgagacaaatctcttaattgggtcatccatttaaaattattattttatgctaaaagtattattttttattttgaatatcggtaggattgacccgtttcacagataaagattcgtgagatcgtctcataagagacataTTCTGTCAAAATCATATGTTAATTTAAAAGGTTTTGATTTGCAGAGAGACGATCGATTAAATAAGTAATTTGAATTAACAATTGAGGATTTCATAAgttgaattatattcaatttttaatataaaatttaacaTGTTCTATCGAAGCACTACTTGTAATagagaaaaatatatattatttttttgtcattAAGGATGGACAATAATCCGAATAATATATgataatataatcaaaattatattattttaaaagcaTATAATTCGTTTCTAAGATACAATAATGTACGTatttcaaacaaaaaaaataatttacgaTTTTGAAATAGTATCGAACTAATTATAGTATGCATGATCAATTCCAACGAGGCATCACAAAACCCTAAAAACATGGGCAACCTTCCAGGTTTCCATGACCAAAACGTACGAGTATCTCATGATTTAGGCTTCCAATATTCACAGCTTGATCTGTCTGCTGTTCTTCACAATTACTGCGCCTGATTTTGTTCTCTTTCACGTCAGATCATCCTCGTATTTTCAATTCCAGCCGAAAACAACTAAAGTAATGCATTCCAACACACAGCAGAAGAACAAACAGGCTAATTTCATGCGAAAAATGTGCCCCAATTTTGACAGAGAAGACGGGCTGGAGACCGTGCTGGAGGTGCCGATCCCGGAGGAGATGTTCACCAGGATGGGAAATAATGTGGCGGTGCGGTGGCAGAACATGGCGACGTGGATGAAAGCTCAGACTTCCGACAAGTGGTCCTCGCCGATCATTGCCGGAAGATACAATGAATTGAGCTTCCTTCTGTATTTTGTGGGATCTCCTCTTATACCTATGCAAGTTCAGCTGGATCAATCCATACATCGTCCCGTTAAACATGCTTCCATTGTATGTAAATGATACTGGTTTTAGAAATATTTTCTCTTTGGATTTTAATCTAATGGTTGTTTAGGGTTTCCCTACCCTTCGGTAATCGATCGGAGGAACATTGAATGGAGCATAATAAGTAGATATATACATCATATCATATAACAAGTTTTAACTAAGGTAAAAGTTTTGTATATCTGAGCTTTTGATAATCGGTGAGATGAGATCTTATCTGATCTGTAATACCTGCATGACAATGAGGAATTTGGGTGAAAACATGAATTGCACCGTTCATGTCTGAGCAAGTTAACATGCAAAATTAAATAATTCTAGAATTACTGTTGGTTCAATTGTATATTCAAGCTAAAATGATAGTAAAGTAGACAGTTTGTACTCAAATTCCTGTGGTACACACTCAATCCTTCAATGTGGCTTATATTATCTACAAACTTGGTTTAATCGCGTATAAATAATCTCTCATTTGTAACTCATAACTTATTGAGAAGCACCTTTTTTCCCTATACGTCATCATTTCTAGGAAGCTTCAACAGCCAAATACATAGTGCAACAATATATAGCCGCAACAGGAGGGCAACCGGCGCTGAACGCGGTGAACAGCATGTGCGCAATGGGACAGGTTAAAATCAGTGCATCAGATTTTCATCAAGGTGATAACGAAAGTGTTAAGGTTACGAGCACAGACGAAGCAGGAGGATTCGTTCTGTGGCAGAAGAATCCCGACAAGTGGTGTTTAGAGCTGCTGATTTCGGGATGCAAGGTTATATCAGGAAGCAATGGCAAGATTTCTTGGAGACAATCTTCGAATCAGCAAAGGCCTATGTCCAAGGGTCCTCCTAGACCTTTACGCCGGTTCTTTCAGGTAATAAAAACATTCGAAACACCCCCCTCTTTCTAAATTCCTATCTCATTGTCCTATTGATTTGATGACTTTTACAGGGCCTGGATCCACGTTCGGTAGCCAATTTGTTTATCGATGCAGTATGCATAGGCGAAAAAATCATAAACGACGAAGATTGCTTCATACTAAAGCTAGATGCAAACCAATCTACACTAGAAGCACAAAGCAACCCAAAATCCGAAATTATTCATCACACTATATGGGGATACTTCAGCCAAAGATCCGGCCTACTGGTTAAGTTAGAGGATTCCAGATTACTCACGGTGAAAACCAGTAAAGATGATGGGGACGCCTTCTGGGAAACGAGCATGGAATCTGTGATCGAGGGCTACAAGTATGTAGATAATGTGAATATTGCACATAGTGGGAAGACATTTGTCACTGTTTTCAGATATGGGGAGCAATCAGCAAACCACAAAAGGGAATTGGAAGAATCTTGGAAAATCGAAGAGGTCGATTTCAATGTTTGCGGTTTAAATTCTGAATTTTTCATGCCTCCAACTGATTTTAAGCTAAAATGACAGTGAGAAGGTAAAAAATTTCAGCAGTTTTGTTGTTAATTGTAGTGAGAAGAAATCAAATCACATATCTTATCATATTTGATTTCATTAAGATCGTGAtatctttgatatgattttgttTCCATTTAGTTACTAAAAATTTCAGatcggtctcacgggtcgtattttgtgagacatatcttttatttgggtcatccatgaaaaatattactttttatgctaagagtattactttttattgtgaatatcggtatgattgacatgtctcataataaagattcgtgagatcgtctcacaagagttcTACTCAACATATGGAGACTCTCTTCTAATGTTTTGCCACTCAAAGCTAATTGAGATGGTAGGGTATGATAGGTGCTTATCACGAGATCATATGTTCAATTCCTCTTACTTCTGCTTTTTTCATTTGACCATGTCACATGGAGCTTGTCCATTGTGATTTATTCGATCGGCGTGATTTTCAACAAAGAGACCGAAGTTAAAAAATAAAGATAGAGAATTTTAGAGGAATTTTTTCATTCATCCTGTATATAGATATCTTGCATTTGGGAAAAGAGCAAATATCAAATTCATCAAATACAGAgaaaatgcatttaaaaaaacgaATTTTAAGCATTTGATCGTGACAATAATATGCTGATCGTTTTTGTTACCAGTCAACCATTGATGAGATAATTAGttaaatttatgatttaaaattttacagACTTCAAATGATTTATGACATAGAATGCCACCTCCAATATGTAGGGGTGTGCAATAGGTCATAACtgaaccgaccgaaccgaacttttcgaaaaccgaaccgatcgatttttttttgggaaaaccgaaccgaccgaattttgaaaagaaaatcgaGGAAACCGAACCGATAAaaattcggttatttcggttttcgaccgaaataaccgattttttattaaataaacttTTTAAACATATTTACACAAAACTACAACTGAATTTAATACATGATTCAAATATACAGAGATAATCAATTCACCTAGCCTAAGTTTGATCAATTAAGAAAACGAAGCCAATAGTTGTGTTTATTCAATAGAATTGGGTTTCCAATTTTCATGTAAAAAGCccagtaaaaataaaaatgcatcCTATCCAAATTTGAGgcccaacatatatatatatatatatatatatatatatatatatatatatatatatattcggtTTTATCGGTCTAACcgatttttttcccaaaaaaacGAACCGAACCGATTAAACCGAATAACCCGATTAAACCGattaaaccgaaccgaatttctaaattttttcggtttttttggTTTTCTCGGTTTGACCGATATTTTGCTCACCCCTACCAATATGTGATTTTTTTTCGTCAAACGTTTTGGATAGCTGTATGAACAGTGTCGTATCTTTGGGCCTTTGTGCCGGTAATAATGGACTGAAGAAAAACCAACCAAGGCCAGAAATATGGGCCGGATCAGCCAGATTTTAATAAtcaataatatacatatatgtataaatttaatcaaatcaattaaaaagaaaaatagttTTATTTGAGTTATGAGATATATATACAATGAAGATTATGCATGCGGTTACATATTGATAATAAAATTGTAAAACTATCCTAAATGCAATTTGATTGAAAGGAATCTTTTAAAATTGTATTTGTATAGTTTTATAATTTCACACACAATGTGTAATCGTATAAATTTTCATTGTATATATAAcacttttcattttattttgatgAGGTTCACAAAGATTTAATTATAcagatttttttaatgaaaatgatattccattaaatagatataaaaaaaaattacagtaCAACTACGCTGGACATCCCAAAAATTCAACAACTAGCATAATGTAATAACTAATGTTAAAAATCCTTACAATAA
Encoded here:
- the LOC140836403 gene encoding probable polyol transporter 6, encoding MEAGAIKAHGERKLNKYACACAVVGSMISIIFGYDTGVMSGAMIFIKEEFTIKEGQLEVLAGILNLCALVGSLCAGRTSDYIGRRYTIVLASIIFMLGSILMGYSPNYGVLLAGRCVAGVGVGFALMIAPVYAAEISSANSRGFLSSLPEIGISTGILLGYISNNVFARLSLKLGWRIMLGIAALPSLFLAVGILKMPESPRWLIMQGRLGEAKKIMYKVCDDSEEAEERLKDIKKAAGIDEHCTDETVIVPKSKTAQGEAGVWKELLFKPTPTVRRMLIAGVGIHFFEHATGTEAVILYGPRIFKKAGVMAKRKLLLATVGVGLTKLTFITISTFIIDRVGRRKLLLVSITGMIVALTGLGTCLTMVEHAEKKLLWALVLSLIFVYMFIMFFNIGLCPVCWVYSAEIFPMKLRAAGASVSVGMNRVMNATVSMTFLSLAEAITYGGAFYLYASIAVVAWFFVYFCLPETKGRRLEDMEEIFSKGAVNSKNGNRQVELVDT
- the LOC140835949 gene encoding uncharacterized protein; translation: MHSNTQQKNKQANFMRKMCPNFDREDGLETVLEVPIPEEMFTRMGNNVAVRWQNMATWMKAQTSDKWSSPIIAGRYNELSFLLYFVGSPLIPMQVQLDQSIHRPVKHASIEASTAKYIVQQYIAATGGQPALNAVNSMCAMGQVKISASDFHQGDNESVKVTSTDEAGGFVLWQKNPDKWCLELLISGCKVISGSNGKISWRQSSNQQRPMSKGPPRPLRRFFQGLDPRSVANLFIDAVCIGEKIINDEDCFILKLDANQSTLEAQSNPKSEIIHHTIWGYFSQRSGLLVKLEDSRLLTVKTSKDDGDAFWETSMESVIEGYKYVDNVNIAHSGKTFVTVFRYGEQSANHKRELEESWKIEEVDFNVCGLNSEFFMPPTDFKLK